In Portunus trituberculatus isolate SZX2019 chromosome 28, ASM1759143v1, whole genome shotgun sequence, one genomic interval encodes:
- the LOC123510163 gene encoding LOW QUALITY PROTEIN: uncharacterized protein LOC123510163 (The sequence of the model RefSeq protein was modified relative to this genomic sequence to represent the inferred CDS: inserted 1 base in 1 codon): MAEVLTVVAEEMGRVFGLVWSGVGVAMRLNNQVMNTFFKVTTRIVQLLLLLTHKAADLLSLLLTDLLLFLGDIGNAVMTVAGALRTAVILIFTFINGVAISVMSAAVYSCQLVHASYMALLSGTMTAIAQMGNLVTALKHAFIMFGSSVIFVISFVPNVVYLVFSGLVHLCSYAXLSCCQAVTDTCQFVSSMSRLCFNNTMDFFSDIPIEAFFGVAAGVGFIVGLKYILFYMMDNMIVIPDLPSPMALVRRRLVRWYMRLVHPPQQRPPPEPDTEEEELDDANDENGNDNNDNVPDLNLPQNQQFEPLANPLLVAQPLARRPLTRFQAREQEDIDPPEEVNTTTNATPSYVNKLLYQELEEERENRLCVVCQDEVKCVILLPCRHLCLCDMCTLAITRRREGCPVCRQRIRETMKVFL, from the exons ATGGCGGAGGTGCTGACAGTGGTGGCCGAGGAGATGGGGCGTGTGTTTGGCCTAGTGTGGAGTGGTGTTGGAGTGGCAATGCGCCTCAACAACCAGGTCATGAACACTTTCTTCAAGGTCACCACACGCATTGTTCAGCTTCTCCTGCTTCTCACACACAAG GCAGCTGATTTGCTTTCCTTGTTGCTGACTGACCTGCTGCTCTTCCTTGGGGATATTGGCAATGCTGTGATGACCGTGGCTGGAGCACTAAGGACAGCTGTCATCCTTATATTTACCTTTATCAATGGGGTTGCCATCAGTGTGATGTCAGCTGCTGTGTACTCCTGCCAGCTGGTCCATGCCTCTTACATGGCCCTCCTCTCAGGCACTATGACAGCCATTGCTCAGATGGGCAATCTTGTCACAGCCCTCAAACATGCTTTTATTATGTTTGGTTCATCAGTCATCTTTGTCATCAGCTTTGTGCCTAATGTGGTGTACCTTGTGTTCTCAGGGTTGGTTCACTTGTGTTCCTATG TTCTCAGTTGTTGTCAAGCTGTGACTGACACCTGCCAATTTGTGTCCTCCATGAGCAGACTCTGCTTCAACAATACTATGGACTTCTTCTCTGATATCCCAATAGAAGCTTTCTTTGGCGTGGCTGCAGGAGTGGGCTTCATAGTGGGCCTTAAGTACATTTTGTTCTATATGATGGATAACATGATTGTCATCCCAGACCTGCCCTCCCCCATGGCCCTGGTGAGGCGGCGTCTGGTCCGCTGGTACATGAGGTTGGTCCACCCTCCTCAGCAGCGGCCACCACCTGAGCCagacacagaggaagaggagctcgATGATGCCAATGATGAAAAtgggaatgataataatgacaatgtgCCTGACCTGAACCTACCCCAGAATCAGCAGTTTGAGCCACTGGCAAATCCTCTTCTAGTGGCTCAGCCCCTGGCCCGGCGGCCCCTCACACGCTTCCAAGCAAGGGAACAAGAAGACATTGACCCCCCTGAGGAAGTCAACACAACCACCAATGCCACACCCTCATATGTGAACAAGCTGCTCTAccaggagctggaggaggagcgtgagaatcgcctgtgtgtggtgtgccagGATGAGGTGAAGTGTGTCATCTTGTTACCGTGCCGCCATCTTTGTCTGTGTGATATGTGCACCCTTGCCATCACCCGCAGAAGGGAAGGCTGCCCAGTGTGCCGTCAACGCATCAGAGAAACCATGAAAGTGTTTCTCTGA
- the LOC123510313 gene encoding putative phosphatidate phosphatase isoform X1, which produces MSIMEPKYIIRVVMDTIILLTVAIPILLFFLLGQPVERGFHCDDESLRYPYKDSTVSTGVLYAVGTILPTTAMVLLEGWRARHQPIGKSVRICNRRINSWMWGCYTAIGVFLFGCACSQLTTDIAKYSVGRLRPHFVSICKPDWTQIDCVNNTYVDPIPCTTPKENHRMKEARLSFPSGHASFSAYTMVYLAIYLQVRFKFKAPRLLRPFLQFLCLMLTFYTTLSRISDYKHHWSDVLSGFILGTVVATLIARYVSDLFITPIQAQCSSQGHPVYLQDRRLPDTDSEANNTVNPVRTQTAMGTVSE; this is translated from the exons ATGTCGATAATGGAGCCAAAGTACATAATCAGGGTGGTCATGGACACGATCATCCTGTTAACAG TGGCCATCCCTATCCTTCTGTTCTTTCTGTTGGGCCAACCAGTAGAGCGCGGGTTTCACTGTGACGACGAAAGCCTGCGTTACCCTTATAAGGACTCCACAGTGTCCACTGGGGTCCTGTATGCGGTGGGCACAATACTGCCAACTACAGCG ATGGTACTGCTGGAGGGCTGGCGAGCACGACACCAACCAATTGGGAAGTCTGTTAGGATATGTAACCGCCGGATCAATTCTTGGATGTGGGGATGTTATACTGCCATTGGGGTGTTCCTCTTTGGATGTGCCTGCTCCCAGCTCACCACAGACATTGCAAAGTACTCTGTGGGACGCCTCAGACCTCACTTTGTTAGCATCTGCAAACCAGACTGGACACAG ATCGACTGTGTCAATAATACCTATGTAGACCCCATCCCATGCACCACCCCAAAAGAGAACCACAGGATGAAGGAGGCACGGTTGTCATTCCCTTCAGGCCACGCCTCCTTCTCCGCCTACACTATGGTGTACCTTGCA ATCTACCTCCAAGTGCGATTCAAGTTCAAGGCCCCAAGACTCCTTCGTCCCTTCCTGCAGTTTCTTTGTCTCATGTTGACTTTCTACACCACACTATCCCGCATCTCAGATTACAAACACCACTGGTCTGATGTCCTCTCTGGCTTTATTCTTGGGACAGTTGTGGCAACTCTTATT GCGCGGTATGTGTCCGACCTCTTCATCACCCCTATCCAAGCACAGTGTAGCAGCCAGGGCCACCCAGTGTATTTGCAAGACCGGCGGTTACCCGACACAGACAGCGAGGCCAACAACACTGTCAACCCTGTACGGACTCAAACTGCTATGGGgactgtgagtgagtga
- the LOC123510313 gene encoding phospholipid phosphatase 1-like isoform X2 yields the protein MSIMEPKYIIRVVMDTIILLTVGGCIFVVKKMRPFERGMFCNDKSISYPFTDHETISDAVLLTFGVAMPVVLMVLLEGWRARHQPIGKSVRICNRRINSWMWGCYTAIGVFLFGCACSQLTTDIAKYSVGRLRPHFVSICKPDWTQIDCVNNTYVDPIPCTTPKENHRMKEARLSFPSGHASFSAYTMVYLAIYLQVRFKFKAPRLLRPFLQFLCLMLTFYTTLSRISDYKHHWSDVLSGFILGTVVATLIARYVSDLFITPIQAQCSSQGHPVYLQDRRLPDTDSEANNTVNPVRTQTAMGTVSE from the exons ATGTCGATAATGGAGCCAAAGTACATAATCAGGGTGGTCATGGACACGATCATCCTGTTAACAG TGGGAGGCTGCATATTTGTGGTGAAGAAAATGCGCCCCTTTGAACGGGGCATGTTTTGCAATGACAAGTCAATAAGCTACCCCTTTACCGATCACGAGACCATATCAGACGCTGTACTCCTGACTTTTGGGGTGGCCATGCCTGTGGTCCTG ATGGTACTGCTGGAGGGCTGGCGAGCACGACACCAACCAATTGGGAAGTCTGTTAGGATATGTAACCGCCGGATCAATTCTTGGATGTGGGGATGTTATACTGCCATTGGGGTGTTCCTCTTTGGATGTGCCTGCTCCCAGCTCACCACAGACATTGCAAAGTACTCTGTGGGACGCCTCAGACCTCACTTTGTTAGCATCTGCAAACCAGACTGGACACAG ATCGACTGTGTCAATAATACCTATGTAGACCCCATCCCATGCACCACCCCAAAAGAGAACCACAGGATGAAGGAGGCACGGTTGTCATTCCCTTCAGGCCACGCCTCCTTCTCCGCCTACACTATGGTGTACCTTGCA ATCTACCTCCAAGTGCGATTCAAGTTCAAGGCCCCAAGACTCCTTCGTCCCTTCCTGCAGTTTCTTTGTCTCATGTTGACTTTCTACACCACACTATCCCGCATCTCAGATTACAAACACCACTGGTCTGATGTCCTCTCTGGCTTTATTCTTGGGACAGTTGTGGCAACTCTTATT GCGCGGTATGTGTCCGACCTCTTCATCACCCCTATCCAAGCACAGTGTAGCAGCCAGGGCCACCCAGTGTATTTGCAAGACCGGCGGTTACCCGACACAGACAGCGAGGCCAACAACACTGTCAACCCTGTACGGACTCAAACTGCTATGGGgactgtgagtgagtga
- the LOC123510313 gene encoding phospholipid phosphatase 1-like isoform X3, producing MSIMEPKYIIRVVMDTIILLTVGGCIFVVKKMRPFERGMFCNDKSISYPFTDHETISDAVLLTFGVAMPVVLMVLLEGWRARHQPIGKSVRICNRRINSWMWGCYTAIGVFLFGCACSQLTTDIAKYSVGRLRPHFVSICKPDWTQIDCVNNTYVDPIPCTTPKENHRMKEARLSFPSGHASFSAYTMVYLAIYLQVRFKFKAPRLLRPFLQFLCLMLTFYTTLSRISDYKHHWSDVLSGFILGTVVATLISVYVSDLFCGSADHEQQQRQCADTIQLQDCSRSSSPTKTHFV from the exons ATGTCGATAATGGAGCCAAAGTACATAATCAGGGTGGTCATGGACACGATCATCCTGTTAACAG TGGGAGGCTGCATATTTGTGGTGAAGAAAATGCGCCCCTTTGAACGGGGCATGTTTTGCAATGACAAGTCAATAAGCTACCCCTTTACCGATCACGAGACCATATCAGACGCTGTACTCCTGACTTTTGGGGTGGCCATGCCTGTGGTCCTG ATGGTACTGCTGGAGGGCTGGCGAGCACGACACCAACCAATTGGGAAGTCTGTTAGGATATGTAACCGCCGGATCAATTCTTGGATGTGGGGATGTTATACTGCCATTGGGGTGTTCCTCTTTGGATGTGCCTGCTCCCAGCTCACCACAGACATTGCAAAGTACTCTGTGGGACGCCTCAGACCTCACTTTGTTAGCATCTGCAAACCAGACTGGACACAG ATCGACTGTGTCAATAATACCTATGTAGACCCCATCCCATGCACCACCCCAAAAGAGAACCACAGGATGAAGGAGGCACGGTTGTCATTCCCTTCAGGCCACGCCTCCTTCTCCGCCTACACTATGGTGTACCTTGCA ATCTACCTCCAAGTGCGATTCAAGTTCAAGGCCCCAAGACTCCTTCGTCCCTTCCTGCAGTTTCTTTGTCTCATGTTGACTTTCTACACCACACTATCCCGCATCTCAGATTACAAACACCACTGGTCTGATGTCCTCTCTGGCTTTATTCTTGGGACAGTTGTGGCAACTCTTATT TCAGTGTATGTGTCGGATCTATTTTGTGGGAGTGCCGATcacgagcagcagcagcgccagTGTGCGGACACCATACAGCTGCAGGACTGTAGTcgctcctcctcacccaccaAGACTCACTTTGTTTAG